ATAAATGAGACGAGGCCAATCACACTTATAAAAATAACATTATTTATGCTGTACATTTAGATATATATTATTGGGAACAATACATCAATAGTTTAAACAATTGCCTGCTTGACTGCTACATTGCTGTGTGTCACATTAATTACTCACAGTCTGGGGTTATGCTGCAACCTGTCCAGCAAACTTCAAGTCCTGGTTTTCAGTTACTACCTAGGCCAAAAATAGCACTTCTggttagggtgatcagatgtcctgattttacagagccaGTCCCGATTTtctggtctttttcttatatagactcctattaccccccaccctctatcccgatttttcacatttgctgtctagtTACCCTACTTCTGGTAGCGACCGCATAGTGCTCACCAACATGTGCCATCCTTTGTGGAAGTGCCAGTAAAAACCATTACAGCCAAGTGATGGAGCATGGAGTCAACTGATGGAAACTAACTGAGACTATGTGCTCATCCGGGAAGGGCACTTGAGACATAGCACTTGGGGCATAAATACAAGCCGGGCCTTTATCTCGGGTATGGTCAGTGGAGGTTAGTCAGGGCAAGAATGGTTGGCTTTGCCTCCCATTTTGATTTCAGGTGCAGTCTGGCCAGTACCCACTGCTGTACGTTGGCTCTGATCGCAGCTTCCAAGCAGCTCTGCACTCTGCTTCTCCTGGGTATCCTAGTATTGCGCCCATTCCCCAGACTAAGCACTAACTGGACAGACACCTGGACATATCCTGCAAACTCTGGGCCCTCCCTCGGACTCACAACAGCCATCCTATGTCAGCGCAATGGCTCCTCCAGCACATCCCCGGGGTTAGAGAAAGCTGGGGGGGAGCACTCAGCTGGTTTGCTGAATACTAGGGTTCCCTGGATGGGGACCAACTTTCACACAGCTGCCAGCTTTTGGAGGCACTCCCCCAGGGACGTTTGTGGCAGGAGTGGGTTTGTTAGGAGACCCGGATCAGGAGGACCCCCAGAGAGGAAATAGTGATTTTGTTCCCTTCCCCTATTATACTGTCTGCAGTTCACTCCCCTTCCACGCAATGCCCTGCTCCCCAAGTGAAGTCCCGCCCTGTCCCCTTTCCTCGCCAGGACCTGCCCAAAGTGAGATCCCTCTGCGCGccatcccccttcttcccccacaaCTAGCTGGTCTCACCTGACAGTGAGTCAGTGTGGGCTGGAGGTAGCCTGGCTACCTACCCGCCCCCCCGCCTTCCAGGGAGTGCAGGGGACACCTGGGCCTTGTGAAGGACCAAAGAGGTGGGGGATGGAGAAGATGGATAAAGAGGGATGAAGGGCCATGGAAGGCTGAGGGGGACCTGGGGAGTCAAGGAGGCCTGGGTGGCTTGGGGACCTCGAAGATGGGGCCCAGGGAGCTGGGTGGATACTGGGAGAGTGGTGGGTAACAGGGGAGAGGCTAGACTGAGTTGTGGGGGGGCTGGAGatgcagttgggggcaggggagccaTGGGAGACTGGGAGAAGTTGGGGAGACTAGGGAAGGCAGTGAGGTGTTTTGGGGAACTGCGAAAGgttgggaggaggagctggggggtcaTGTGGGAGCTGGGTTGCACTGGGGAGTGAGAGGAGGCCAAGGAGAGGTGCTGGGATGGATtggagggctggggagctgctgaaGTGAAGCCTGGGGGAGGTGCTGTAGAGGGGTAAGTGCAGGGTAGATTGGGGAGATGCGAAGGCTGGGAGGCTATGGAGAGGGCTGGGTTGTGCTGGGAAGCCCAGGGAGGTGCTAGGGTGGATTAGGGAGGCTGGGGACAGGGTCTGGGTGGgctaggagctgtgggggtgggggaagttctGGAGGGTTATGTGGGGGATGGGTTGTGCTGGGAAGCCAGAGGAGGTGCTAGGGTGGGCTAGGTGTGttggggagctgtgggaggctgGGGTGGGTTGGGAAGCCAGAGGAAGGTTAGCTGAGGACTGGGGGTGGGTTGTGGTGGGCTGGggagccatgggggtgggggaagttctGGGGGGTTATGTGGCAGCTGGTTGAGCCATGGAAGGCTGAGGGGCTGCTGGGGTGAGTTGGGGAGGTGCGAGGAGGGGCTAGGGAGCCATGTTGGGGGATGAGGGATGTGTTGAGGTGgtttggggaggctggggagctcCGGGGAAGGTGCTGGGATCTGTTGGGAGTACCAGGGGCTACTGGAGGAGGGTCTGGGTTTAGGGTAGCCTGGAGccagggggatgggcaggggagcCAGGAGGGCTGGATTTGTGGAGGGGGCTGTTCTCTCCTCACCTTTCTCCAGAAGCTCCCATCCTTGCCCCGTTCCCTGACAGCTGTTGCCTGGTCCCAAGGAGCGGAGCCTACAGGGAGAACCCCCCAGAGGAGGCAGAGGCTACccagcaccacagcagccccaagGCCCAGGAGGAGCCTTGTGAGGTCGCCCAGCTGGATGCATGGCCCTTGCAACCTGCCCCGTCACTCAGGGGTTGCTggaattccccccccctcccccgggatcTCCAGGGACTCTGCAGTGAGATGTGTGGGGTGTCCTGGGCTattttagagatgggcctgaaccagcTCCCCAGCTGCAAACATCACCCACCTGGCGGGAGACAGGGAGAGCTCAGACCCAAACCCATCTCTGGATGGTCACCTCAAAGTTCCTgtgtgcagagcagggcaagggcTGTCCTCAGAGCACCTCCTGTCCCAGGTgctggggagctgcagccacGGCTCAGGAGAGGGCAGGCGACTGGGGTGCAGTTTccccaggaagaggggaaggggataCAGGCACTTGCACAAACCCCAGGAAAAATTCTGGATTTTTtcagccaaattcattcctggtccCTAAACTACAGACCTCAATGGAGTCCCCACCCGGGATTACATGGGCCTTCTGGGTGTAACCCCATAACACTGTGCTCTAAATTCCCTCCAGCGCTCTTCCTTGCTGCTGGACCTTGCCTGAGTCAGCTGTGTTAGGACTCCAGATACCCACCATGTGTTCTTTGGCAGTGAAGCAGTTAAAAACAgggtcttccctccctccacactTCTGTATACTAAATTTTCCATGTAATTATTGCTTATCCTCTATAGAACATGGCCCAGATGAGCCCTGGGAATGAAATCTGGTCCTGGGAATTAAGCCATTTTCTAAGTCAAATGTGGGAAGTGGAGGGGGATACATTTTAGGATGAAAATggcaaataactttaaaaaaccctACTACCCTGACATACCTTGCAGACACTTGGAGCACCTGCAAAAGCAAAGAGTTAAGGTGCTAAACATCCATACATAAtataaatcccccccccccccagcagcaatGATTGCATCCTGCGCCAGGCAGTGAACACCCCAGCCCTGCGGAGATACACACAAACACCATCTCTCCAGGGGACCAAATGCTGTCCTTAGTAGGGTAATTGGGATTTTCATagctgtaacagagcagaattgggcccaatgcATCAGCTTCTTCTCAGGTAGTAAACACTCTCCTTGAGTGAGTAGTGAGTTTAAAGGAGGCCTTTGGCATGCTAGATTTTTTTCATCTACACTTAAGGTTCTCCTATGGTGATCCAAATAGTTCACAAGGTGAAAGTTTTAATCCTTGGAGATCCGTTTCCAAGTCAGTTTGGCTGTCGCATGTCAAAGGCCAAACCAGGGATGCCTGGTGGGCTTCTTCCAGCTAGATCCTTGCTAGCCCAGCACAGTATTAGACTAGCCCTATGGACAGAATGTATCAAACTGTACAGTACCCAAGCCATGTTAATATCAGTCCAGAGTGCATATTTGCTGAAAGCAACGCTTTGGTGGTCAGCTCTAAAGTTTATATAAACCAAAAAATGTCTTGGTTTCCTCAAAATTAACCAGAGCCGTTTCAGAGACATTCACATACAAGCTGTCTGATTTGGTGAGATTGAACAATGCCCCCAGGTAGCTGCCCCTGGCCCACATCTTCCCAGCCGCACAGTAGTTCATCTTTCTGTCCTCCATCAGCACCTGGCTAGCTGGGTAGGCTGGATTTCGTTTGAAAACCGTGTGATCTAAGGGCAGGTTGTTGCAGATCTTGCCTCGGAAGAACACCTTGGAGTACACAAAGTACAGGCCTGTTTCATTGATCACCAGGCTGCGCTGTCTGTATTGAATGCTGGAGGTGAAGGCGTGCCCAAGGGTGGCCACCCATTCTAAAGGAAGGGCTTTCTGATCAGCTTTGCCTAGTAACAAAGATTAACAAGAAGCATTTAGACAGGCACGTGCATGCTAACAGTTTGCAAGTCAGACTAGTcgtgggcaagttacttaacctcagCTTCTTTCTGTAAAACAGACATGATGCCTGCCAAACTCAGAGCCAGGAGGCTGAGTTCATTCATGCATGTCAAATGCTCTGCAGTCTCCAGCCCACATGGTTACTCAGCCCAAAAGTGAAGCAAAAAACCCACATAAACGTAAAAGTACCAGATGAAATGAATGGGGAAAGGAAGTGGGAGTAAATCAGAACCCTTGAGTCTCACATGTCAATCCTGGAAGGTGAATGATCCAAAGGGAATGCTGCTGCTCAATAGCCAGATGACTAACTTGGAATTAACCCAGAAACCACTTTCCCCATCCACATCCAGCTTCCTGCAGCCACTTCTTTCCCCAACATGCTGACTCTTTACCCTGTGTCACATACCTGTTAAATGTGCTGCCTTCCTGATCACCTTTTTCTCTGCTGTTACATTCAGAAGACCTGCGTTAAAACAGAGAAAGGAGACAGCTTCAGGCTTTGTGGAGAAGACGCGGTGAGGAAATTAAGACTAGAAAGGGGGTCCCCTCCAGGGAATTACAGAGAGAGACAGTTACAATGGATCGGAGATATACTTCGTCAGGCAGGCATAATTAACCTGTGACACTACCTGCTGCAGGACAGCATTCAGGTATACTCTGTAGCTTGGTAAATTTAAAAAGAGGATTGGGCAGTTAATGCAGAAGACTCAGAGCAACATCTGTACCTAGAATAGCTAGGAAAAAATGCAAGGGCTATCAGATCGCTTTAAGATATCAAAGTGATTCCCAGATGGGCTCAATAGAAATTTCTCTCTCACTCCACATGATACAATCCAGCTTTGCACAATCAGCTGCGGATCATTGGTCTGTTCTGATAAGACCATTTCCATGTCCCTAGAGAATAGGACTGCAACATCTAAAGATAGAAGGCCACTGAAGACTAACAGAGTGATTCTGTTGAACTTAGCAATCAAATCTTTGGACAAATGGAAGTAAAATGCATCTGTTTTAGCTCAGTTACAATTTTAAGACAAAGGCAGAATGATTTCCCAAGATGCTTCCTTTCAAACTGTTTTCTAAACAAAACTGCATTGAAATTGACACATTCATCCAGAAAGTTGCGATTTTGAGGTAacattttccagatgggaaaaTATTTGGTCAGAAAATGCTCAGCCAGTTTTAGTTACAACAATATAGCTTGTACACTAGAGACTCAAAAAAATCAAGTTGCACTTTAAAAGAGGCAAAAAGTCAaggaaaacaagaggaaataatAATATAGTAATGTTGGAAACCCATCTGCTATCATTTTCCTTTCTACTCCTCTCTCCCTATATCTGT
The nucleotide sequence above comes from Chelonia mydas isolate rCheMyd1 chromosome 8, rCheMyd1.pri.v2, whole genome shotgun sequence. Encoded proteins:
- the FASLG gene encoding tumor necrosis factor ligand superfamily member 6, with amino-acid sequence MQAYKGRAGFPPGAQSVASTAGFSCRMKEEFHSQGGPAIPLPTMQQNLNYVYPQIFWVDSCASPTCAPSAPVATCPPPVPERRRRKQSNKRDGTCLCFLVVFLLILLALAGVGLGMFQIVQLQKELAELRELTSTGHVLSSMEKRIGLLNVTAEKKVIRKAAHLTGKADQKALPLEWVATLGHAFTSSIQYRQRSLVINETGLYFVYSKVFFRGKICNNLPLDHTVFKRNPAYPASQVLMEDRKMNYCAAGKMWARGSYLGALFNLTKSDSLYVNVSETALVNFEETKTFFGLYKL